In Sphingobacterium sp. R2, the genomic stretch GTCCGCATTACCTTTATGCGCGGGATGGCGGTAGACCTGGCCATTCCAGCATCGGTTGTACCCATTTTTGACATTGACCATCGTATTTCGGTACAGTTGTACATCTTCTGTTTGCCCCAACAATTCTGCCATGTTTGCCGCAGCATCCAATGCGATGTAATGCCAGCCAGCCATGATCAGACGGATATCTTTATTTTCGCCCCAGTCGCCCCACAGCCAGTCGCCGTTCCGAAGTTCCGTAAGACCGGTCTCATCAGTCTTCCAAAGCTGTAGGTATTTCTTAACGGCGGGATAAGCCTTCCTGATCTGAATCGAATCGCCTGTTTGCATATAATAATTCCAAAATCCATAGTTACCAATGCTTGTCAGCATCTGATCGGGAAGTTCCTGGTTAAAGTTTCCAGGAATGGGAGCGTGGAGTACACCGCTTTCTCGCTGCCAGTTACAAAGCTCATCGATGGCTTTTCGCATAAGTGCATGTGATGAAGGAGAATAGGTATAGAAAGCTTCACCCATTAATAAAACAACGTCTCCCCACCATTGGGCTCTTTCGCGATCCGGGCAGTCGAAAAAATTGTCCCGCATATTGACATATAACGTTCGGCTTGCTTTCTTCCAATACTTGTTGTAGAATGGATCACTGCAGGTGAATTTCCCCAGATTTTCACTATCATAACCGGTTTCCCGATAGTTGAGTCTTTTAATTTTTACTATTTTAGGCACCAGAAGGATCAGTTTTTCGCCATTCATCCATCCCAAGGACTCGTAAGTTTGTTTTCCTTTTTTTGTAATGTATTCGGCCCTGATATTATTGGTACCCCCTGCGTAACTGTGATCGGTATTGATACGAATAGTATGTCCGCCTACACGATCAAGGACATCCAATATTGGGGTGCATTGCATGTTATATGGAAGTATAGCAGTTATTGTATCAATTTCTCTTCCTGCCGCTCGTTTGAAGCTGATCGTTTTTACGCCGTAATCTTTCCATTGTGGAATAGGCCGGTCGATTAATTTATTCCAGGGAGCATCACCTTTTTTTCCAACTATCCTGGAAGCTGAAAAACCGGGCAATGATCCCATGGTTTGAGTTTGCCAGTCCGAAATATCATTTCTTGCGTCAAACCTGATGTTTGATTCCGCTAGGCGAAAGTTTGGAAGTGGATTGTCAGCAGTTTGATAAGCGGGGTGAATCCGTGAAAGCCAACTCTGGTCACTATTTATGTCAATGGTTTCAGTTTGCATATGGAAAAATAGTCCAGATTTCCCACTGCTGACATGTGAAAATCCAGATTTTCCAAAATGCCATAATAAAACTGCTATTTTGTTATTTCCTTTGGACAGGTATGGCCCCAGGTCAATTTTATCGCAGTAGCTATCGTTCGGATTAGGCCCTCTTTTTAATCCCCCTTCAAAAATTATAAGTTTACCATTTATCCAAAGCCAGTATTTTGTATCTGCTGAAATCGTTGTAAAAGCTTGCCTGGGCTTATCTTTAAACTGCACATCTTTACGAAAAGCAATCCAGGTATTTGTGCTATCCGAATTTAGATCGTTGGCAGATATCCAATGCGTAACCTCTGCTACTTCCTGTGGTAGTGCTTTAACGTGAATTAAGCAACAGAGTAGCAATAAAAAAAATATTTTCTTATAAAGTCCACCTCTACGGGGATATATGTTTGTCTCCATTTTAAAATCAAAAATAATTTAGGTTTTACAATTCTAATTTCTAAATCAAAGGATGCCTAAAACGATGCTAATCTTCGGCTCATGTTGACATCCCGATTTTTTTATCGACTTTTTTGACACCTGTGACCGTTTAGTGCAAGAAAAACCTTTTTGTGGCAGCATACGTGTAATTCACAGCAATCTAGAGCAAGTTAACTATATTTTTAATGTCGTTTATACATTTGTTAATATAATGTCGCTGTTCGGTAAAATTGGGGTGAATTACATGGAGTACGCGCTATATTTTTGCATTATGATCTAACGACAGTAGTTGGATAGCTAGATAAGTAACGAACCTCAGAAATAATTCAGATGAACAAATTTATAATTAGGACAATCGTTATGGCCTTTGTCAGCTTCTATTTCCCAAAAATTGCACATGCGCAAAATGGAGATCAGATCCTCGACGGAATAGGTGAGACAGATATGATAGCCCGATATATTTTTAATGGAGATTTAAAAGATTGGTCGCGCAATAATCTGCATAGCAACATCCTCAAGACAGTGCCGAAATTTGAAAATGACGAGCAATTTGGCAAAGTTTTGTCGCTCTCTGGGGGTACAAATGAGTTTATCACACTTCCAAAAGGTATTTTTACGGACTTTGAATCTATTAGTCTAACAGGCTGGTTTTATCTTCGTTCGAAAATGGAGGGGCAGACATTTTTTAGAATTGGAAAGGATGCTGACAGCCAGCTATTTGTTA encodes the following:
- a CDS encoding alpha-L-rhamnosidase C-terminal domain-containing protein yields the protein METNIYPRRGGLYKKIFFLLLLCCLIHVKALPQEVAEVTHWISANDLNSDSTNTWIAFRKDVQFKDKPRQAFTTISADTKYWLWINGKLIIFEGGLKRGPNPNDSYCDKIDLGPYLSKGNNKIAVLLWHFGKSGFSHVSSGKSGLFFHMQTETIDINSDQSWLSRIHPAYQTADNPLPNFRLAESNIRFDARNDISDWQTQTMGSLPGFSASRIVGKKGDAPWNKLIDRPIPQWKDYGVKTISFKRAAGREIDTITAILPYNMQCTPILDVLDRVGGHTIRINTDHSYAGGTNNIRAEYITKKGKQTYESLGWMNGEKLILLVPKIVKIKRLNYRETGYDSENLGKFTCSDPFYNKYWKKASRTLYVNMRDNFFDCPDRERAQWWGDVVLLMGEAFYTYSPSSHALMRKAIDELCNWQRESGVLHAPIPGNFNQELPDQMLTSIGNYGFWNYYMQTGDSIQIRKAYPAVKKYLQLWKTDETGLTELRNGDWLWGDWGENKDIRLIMAGWHYIALDAAANMAELLGQTEDVQLYRNTMVNVKNGYNRCWNGQVYRHPAHKGNADDRVQALAVIANIADSSKYGSILKCFKSQYYASPYMEKYIMEALFKMEQGNYALARTKDRFSEMVNDPERTTLYEGWGIGERGFGGGTTNHAWSGGAQIVLTEYVFGIKPLRPGYTSFAVQPQPASLSSGHLSVPTVKGNITASFKNDKKGFRLKLKVPNGSTAIVKIPSGSALFINNKAVTKTEGTADTAGYATFTLAAGDYNIRRKLPI